One region of Vespula vulgaris chromosome 9, iyVesVulg1.1, whole genome shotgun sequence genomic DNA includes:
- the LOC127066445 gene encoding prenylated Rab acceptor protein 1 — MQPPKHNNISGKLGYPQVQAWIEHTKTNIKPWRLFLNTNYVKSPQSVSILSKRVVKNLEYFHSNYLFVFIGLFIYCLITSSLLLLAIIMLFGICYIVSKWHVNERLSIHGHKLTLVQLYALIGICSLPFFYFIGAGADLFWVLGASWFLVTLHAIFYNIDSVLCPGQELDTLVIEDV; from the exons ATGCAACCGCCTAAACATAATAACATAAGCGg TAAATTAGGATATCCTCAAGTTCAAGCATGGATCGAACATACGAAAACTAATATAAAACCTTGgagattatttctaaatactaATTATGTCAAATCACCCCAAAGCGTGTCAATATTAAGTAAAAGAGTTGTGAAAAACCTTGAATATTTTCACAGCAACTACCTCTTTGTATTCAttggattatttatatattgttt GATTACATCAAGTTTATTACTACTTGCTATTATAATGCTTTTTGGAATTTGTTATATAGTATCTAAATGGCATGTTAATGAAAGATTGTCGATTCATGGTCATAAATTAACTTTAGTTCAATTATATGCATTAATTGGGATTTGTTCAttacctttcttttattttattggtGCTGGAGCAGATCTATTTTGGGTACTTg GTGCATCCTGGTTTCTAGTAACACTTCatgcaattttttataatattgactCTGTTTTATGTCCAGGACAAGAACTTGATACATTAGTAATTGAAGATGTGTaa
- the LOC127066443 gene encoding uncharacterized protein LOC127066443 yields MRPKLYSIMVIHLLQTAIEVLLTKVGFDILKKISFAITPVEPISILAWCKEFVPAKMLLADSRPFSNGHVTTDEEYNFKRNTFRPRLISESSVDSEDNYEIVFETDSENIYDSDFDYNESTDESQNENESECEIAQNEKTYNFQTRKVTFNLTPVVHTMVQWDYAYRAARKGPWEEMARDRERFKGRINCIRCILEPILQIQHRTHIWQERFA; encoded by the exons ATGCGACCGAAATTGTACAGCATAATGGTGATACATTTATTACAAACAGCGATAGAGGTTTTGCTAACAAAAGTTGGTTTCGACATActgaagaaaatttcatttgcaaTTACGCCTGTAGAGCCTATCAGCATT cTCGCTTGGTGCAAGGAATTTGTCCCCGCTAAAATGCTTTTGGCAGACTCAAGGCCGTTTAGTAACGGCCACGTTACGACTGACgaggaatataattttaaacgaaatacaTTTCGACCACGTTTAATATCAGAAAGTTCAGTCGATTCAGAAGATAATTATGAGATTGTTTTCGAAACAGATTCGGAAAATATTTACGACAGCGATTTTGATTACAATGAATCGACTGATGAGagtcaaaatgaaaatgagagTGAATGTGAAATAGCTCAGAATgaaaaaacatataattttcaaactcGTAAG GTAACATTTAATCTGACACCAGTTGTACATACGATGGTACAGTGGGACTATGCATATCGTGCTGCTCGAAAAGGTCCATGGGAGGAAATGgccagagatagagaaagatttaAAGGACGTATTAATTGTATTCGATGTATTCTTGAACCTATTCTACAAATACAACATCGCACTCATATATGGCAAGAACGATTTGCATAG
- the LOC127066412 gene encoding wee1-like protein kinase isoform X2: protein MSLACSPPYKRVRALRLFDSPATPKTLMEKSTMHTPLPSKCTRLFSLEKPRPVASSYQSKSDRPAANVNPFTPNGMLLTARKRSRSKRSLNGSPDVQNNKFDLADSEDSDNEIEQPTKRVALHESNIPRYHREFHELGLIGTGEFGSVYKCINRLDGCVYAIKKSIKPVAGSINEKNALNEVYAHAVLGKHQHVVRYYSAWAEDNHMIIQNEYCNGGSLADAILTLQKEKKHLSEAEMRQLLLHVAEGLRYIHSVQLVHMDIKPGNIFISKEKRLLAVNYDSADDGFDEEEIVEEEITYKIGDLGHVTSISNPQVEEGDCRYLPTEILHEDFNHLTKADIFALGLTVYEAGGGGPLPKNGPEWHDIRNGNLKELSPYSRDLNDLLKLMIHPNPEMRPSAISLIQHRVLCPYGNKTKAQLRRELNAEKLKNEILSKQLQEAAKCIKTFAPNVAAINGTVNSERYRLRSATNRISNRAIGKKVNRSNSTTNF, encoded by the exons ATGTCTCTAGCTTGTAGTCCACCATACAAGCGTGTCAGAGCATTGAGATTATTTGACTCACCTGCTACACCTAAAACTTTAATGGAAAAAAGTACAATGCATACTCCACTTCCTTCCAAATGTACTAGACTTTTCTCATTAGAAAAGCCTAGACCTGTAGCTAGCAGTTACCAAAGTAAATCTGATAGACCTGCAGCCAATGTTAATCCTTTTACACCAAATGGAATGTTATTAacagcaagaaaaagaagtagatcAAAACGTAGTCTTAATGG ATCTCCAGAtgttcaaaataataaatttgatcttGCCGACTCTGAGGATTCTGATAATGAAATAGAGCAACCAACTAAACGTGTAGCTTTACATGAATCTAACATTCCCAGGTACCATAGAGAGTTCCATGAACTTGGTTTGATTGGTACTGGTGAATTTGGTTCtgtttataaatgtattaatagATTAGATGGATGCGTTTATGCTATTAAAAAAAGCATTAAACCTGTAGCTGGAAgcatcaatgaaaaaaatgcaTTAAACGAAGTATATGCACATGCTGTTCTTGGTAAACATCAACATGTTGTACGATATTATTCCGCGTGGGCAGAAGATAATCATATGATTATACAAAACGAATATTGCAATGGTGGTAGTTTGGCAGATGCCATTTTAAccttgcaaaaagaaaaaaagcatttATCTGAAGCAGAAATGCGGCAGTTATTGTTACATGTTGCTGAAGGTTTAAGATATATCCATAGTGTGCAATTAGTACATATGGATATCAAACCAggaaacatatttatttcaaaagagaaaaggttaCTTGCCGTTAATTATGATTCAGCTGATGATGGTtttgacgaagaagaaattgtcgaagaagaaattacatataaaattggAGATTTGGGTCATGTAACATCTATTAGTAATCCACAAGTTGAAGAGGGTGATTGTAGATACTTGCCAACTGAAATCTTACATGaagattttaatcatttaacaAAAGCTGATATCTTTGCCTTGGGTCTTACGGTATATGaagctggtggtggtggtccACTTCCCAAGAATGGTCCCGAATGGCATGATATTAGAAAtggaaatttaaaagaattatcgCCCTATAGTAGAGATCTCAATGATTTGCTAAAG TTGATGATTCATCCGAATCCTGAGATGAGGCCTTCGGCTATATCACTTATTCAACACAGAGTATTATGTCCATatggaaataaaacaaaagctCAGCTTCGACGTGAATTGAATGctgagaaattgaaaaatgagaTTTTATCAAAGCAATTACAAGAAGCAGCAAAGTGTATTAAAACATTTGCTCCAAACGTAGCTGCAATAAATGGCACAGTAAATTCTGAAAGATATAGATTAAGATCAGCAACAAATAGAATCTCAAATAGAGCTATTGGCAAAAAGGTCAATCGTAGCAATAGtactacaaatttttaa
- the LOC127066412 gene encoding wee1-like protein kinase isoform X1, whose amino-acid sequence MEVARKLHFDACDIEDEELNISSLGNNSSCDIEDVFDSSTEYSACLSTLQPKKLSFTSPATCELNGSFTVPHNNNKTPAISVTGPSGIKIPSREIGCSQKMSLACSPPYKRVRALRLFDSPATPKTLMEKSTMHTPLPSKCTRLFSLEKPRPVASSYQSKSDRPAANVNPFTPNGMLLTARKRSRSKRSLNGSPDVQNNKFDLADSEDSDNEIEQPTKRVALHESNIPRYHREFHELGLIGTGEFGSVYKCINRLDGCVYAIKKSIKPVAGSINEKNALNEVYAHAVLGKHQHVVRYYSAWAEDNHMIIQNEYCNGGSLADAILTLQKEKKHLSEAEMRQLLLHVAEGLRYIHSVQLVHMDIKPGNIFISKEKRLLAVNYDSADDGFDEEEIVEEEITYKIGDLGHVTSISNPQVEEGDCRYLPTEILHEDFNHLTKADIFALGLTVYEAGGGGPLPKNGPEWHDIRNGNLKELSPYSRDLNDLLKLMIHPNPEMRPSAISLIQHRVLCPYGNKTKAQLRRELNAEKLKNEILSKQLQEAAKCIKTFAPNVAAINGTVNSERYRLRSATNRISNRAIGKKVNRSNSTTNF is encoded by the exons ATGGAAGTGGCACGAAAGTTGCATTTTGATGCGTGTGATATAGAAGATGAGGAACTTAATATAAGCAGCCTTGGAAACAACTCGAGTTGCGATATCGAAGATGTTTTTGATTCTTCGACCGAGTATTCCGCATGCTTATCTACACTTCAACCGAAAAAATTGTCTTTCACTAGTCCAGCCACATGTGAACTCAATGGAAGCTTTACAGTACCacacaataataacaaaacaCCGGCCATCAGTGTGACag GACCTTCTGGAATAAAGATTCCATCTCGTGAAATTGGCTGTTCACAAAAAATGTCTCTAGCTTGTAGTCCACCATACAAGCGTGTCAGAGCATTGAGATTATTTGACTCACCTGCTACACCTAAAACTTTAATGGAAAAAAGTACAATGCATACTCCACTTCCTTCCAAATGTACTAGACTTTTCTCATTAGAAAAGCCTAGACCTGTAGCTAGCAGTTACCAAAGTAAATCTGATAGACCTGCAGCCAATGTTAATCCTTTTACACCAAATGGAATGTTATTAacagcaagaaaaagaagtagatcAAAACGTAGTCTTAATGG ATCTCCAGAtgttcaaaataataaatttgatcttGCCGACTCTGAGGATTCTGATAATGAAATAGAGCAACCAACTAAACGTGTAGCTTTACATGAATCTAACATTCCCAGGTACCATAGAGAGTTCCATGAACTTGGTTTGATTGGTACTGGTGAATTTGGTTCtgtttataaatgtattaatagATTAGATGGATGCGTTTATGCTATTAAAAAAAGCATTAAACCTGTAGCTGGAAgcatcaatgaaaaaaatgcaTTAAACGAAGTATATGCACATGCTGTTCTTGGTAAACATCAACATGTTGTACGATATTATTCCGCGTGGGCAGAAGATAATCATATGATTATACAAAACGAATATTGCAATGGTGGTAGTTTGGCAGATGCCATTTTAAccttgcaaaaagaaaaaaagcatttATCTGAAGCAGAAATGCGGCAGTTATTGTTACATGTTGCTGAAGGTTTAAGATATATCCATAGTGTGCAATTAGTACATATGGATATCAAACCAggaaacatatttatttcaaaagagaaaaggttaCTTGCCGTTAATTATGATTCAGCTGATGATGGTtttgacgaagaagaaattgtcgaagaagaaattacatataaaattggAGATTTGGGTCATGTAACATCTATTAGTAATCCACAAGTTGAAGAGGGTGATTGTAGATACTTGCCAACTGAAATCTTACATGaagattttaatcatttaacaAAAGCTGATATCTTTGCCTTGGGTCTTACGGTATATGaagctggtggtggtggtccACTTCCCAAGAATGGTCCCGAATGGCATGATATTAGAAAtggaaatttaaaagaattatcgCCCTATAGTAGAGATCTCAATGATTTGCTAAAG TTGATGATTCATCCGAATCCTGAGATGAGGCCTTCGGCTATATCACTTATTCAACACAGAGTATTATGTCCATatggaaataaaacaaaagctCAGCTTCGACGTGAATTGAATGctgagaaattgaaaaatgagaTTTTATCAAAGCAATTACAAGAAGCAGCAAAGTGTATTAAAACATTTGCTCCAAACGTAGCTGCAATAAATGGCACAGTAAATTCTGAAAGATATAGATTAAGATCAGCAACAAATAGAATCTCAAATAGAGCTATTGGCAAAAAGGTCAATCGTAGCAATAGtactacaaatttttaa
- the LOC127066436 gene encoding interferon-inducible double-stranded RNA-dependent protein kinase activator A-like, with protein sequence MSKTPVSILQEMMVKKQMIPDYELIHDGGGTHVNTFTYRVTCEGLSATGTGRSKKDAKHEAAKAMLEKIAAHRAYPQLPASPAQSPIKTCIPTVIPASPRIPPNEPFVNAIGALQTLCAENNLQEPEYIAINDEGPPHARIFTYQCVLSTFKEEGIATTKKQAKHEAAKKMLNRIKELVSVNCPELLGNNEQNQHKINEMINNSIAEARYPQLNKSTSKKVNLGLKVSGYHTKLKNTFITIHQEIVTKLEAIKPDTSDYDMVDTLLGKLQDILTPLALQVTVTPLDAISSDIFIVSMAVDSSPRIVQCSSGATKKEAEYKALINLIDSLILLLK encoded by the exons atgAGTAAGACACCAGTTTCAATACTTCAAGAAATGATGgtgaaaaaacaaatgataccggattatgaattaatacatgatggtggtggtacaCATGTAAATACTTTCACCTATCGTGTTACATGTGAAGGGCTTAGCGCAACAGGTACTGGACGTAGTAAAAAAGATGCAAAACATGAGGCTGCCAAAGCTATGCTTGAAAAAATAGCAGCTCATAGAGCTTATCCCCAATTGCCAGCTTCACCTGCACAGTCTCCCATAAAAACATGTATACCAACCGTTATACCAGCTTCTCCAAGAATTCCACCAAACGAACCTTTTGTAAATGCAATAGGTGCTTTACag acATTGTGTGCAGAAAATAATTTGCAAGAACCAGAGTATATAGCTATTAATGATGAAGGTCCACCACATGCAAGAATCTTTACTTATCAATGTGTTCTTTCAACATTTAAAGAGGAAGGGATTGCAACTACAAAGAAACAAGCAAAACATGAAGCAgctaaaaaaatgttaaatcgtataaaagaaCTTGTTTCTGTTAATTGTCCAGAGCTTTTAGGCAATAATGAACAAAACcaacataaaataaatgaaatgataaataacTCGATTGCTGAAGCACGCTATCCTCAGTTAAATAAAAGTACATCTAAGAAAGTTAATTTAGGACTTAAAGTTTCTGGTTatcatacaaaattaaaaaatactttcatAACAATACACCAGGAGATTGTAACAAAGTTGGAAGCTATTAAACCTGATACAAGTGATTATGATATGGTAGATACTCTTTTAGGTAAACTGCAGGATATTTTAACACCATTGGCTTTACAAGTTACTGTAACACCATTAGATGCTATAAGTTCAGATATCTTTATAGTCAGTATGGCAGTTGATTCTTCTCCACGTATTGTGCAATGTAGTTCAGGAGCAACTAAAAAGGAAGCTGAATATAAAGcacttattaatttaatagattCGCTTATATTGCttttaaagtaa